From a single Apium graveolens cultivar Ventura chromosome 2, ASM990537v1, whole genome shotgun sequence genomic region:
- the LOC141707024 gene encoding uncharacterized protein LOC141707024 isoform X2, with protein MGSNKAYILLGLFMAIALLISSEVSARELAETEKNDVAATIDGHGGGGPGGGHGGCRHGWCGHHCCAAAENTEEATTSEENTMGYGGGRGGGGGGFHGGGGGGGFHGGGRGGGFHGGCRHGWCGRHCCNYAGQAVDAEENSVADTESKYQGGGGWNQGGGYHGGGGGWNQGGGYHGGGGGWNQGGGGGWNQGGGGYHGGGCRHGWCGRHCCYAGQTADAEAAETQN; from the exons ATGGGTTCGAATAAGGCTTATATTTTACTTGGCCTTTTCATGGCCATTGCTCTTCTCATCAGTTCAGAGGTCTCTGCTAGAGAATTGGCCGAGACAGAGAAAAACG ATGTTGCAGCTACTATTGATGGACATGGTGGTGGCGGTCCTGGTGGAGGTCACGGTGGCTGTCGTCATGGATGGTGTGGTCATCATTGTTGTGCGGCTGCCGAAAATACGGAAGAGGCCACTACTTCTGAGGAAAATA CTATGGGATACGGAGGAGGTCGCGGTGGCGGCGGAGGAGGCTTCCACGGCGGTGGTGGAGGAGGAGGTTTCCACGGCGGTGGTAGAGGAGGAGGCTTCCACGGTGGTTGCCGTCATGGATGGTGTGGACGTCATTGCTGCAATTATGCTGGTCAAGCTGTGGATGCAGAGGAAAACA GTGTAGCAGATACTGAGAGTAAATACCAAGGAGGCGGAGGATGGAACCAGGGTGGAGGCTACCACGGAGGAGGCGGTGGCTGGAACCAGGGTGGAGGCTACCACGGAGGAGGCGGTGGCTGGAACCAGGGCGGGGGAGGAGGATGGAACCAGGGAGGTGGAGGATACCACGGAGGCGGTTGCCGTCATGGATGGTGTGGAAGGCACTGCTGCTATGCTGGGCAGACAGCTGATGCAGAGGCTGCTGAGACACAAAACTAG
- the LOC141707024 gene encoding uncharacterized protein LOC141707024 isoform X1 has product MGSNKAYILLGLFMAIALLISSEVSARELAETEKNDVAATIDGHGGGGPGGGHGGCRHGWCGHHCCAAAENTEEATTSEENTFFYIHAAMGYGGGRGGGGGGFHGGGGGGGFHGGGRGGGFHGGCRHGWCGRHCCNYAGQAVDAEENSVADTESKYQGGGGWNQGGGYHGGGGGWNQGGGYHGGGGGWNQGGGGGWNQGGGGYHGGGCRHGWCGRHCCYAGQTADAEAAETQN; this is encoded by the exons ATGGGTTCGAATAAGGCTTATATTTTACTTGGCCTTTTCATGGCCATTGCTCTTCTCATCAGTTCAGAGGTCTCTGCTAGAGAATTGGCCGAGACAGAGAAAAACG ATGTTGCAGCTACTATTGATGGACATGGTGGTGGCGGTCCTGGTGGAGGTCACGGTGGCTGTCGTCATGGATGGTGTGGTCATCATTGTTGTGCGGCTGCCGAAAATACGGAAGAGGCCACTACTTCTGAGGAAAATA CTTTCTTTTACATTCATGCAGCTATGGGATACGGAGGAGGTCGCGGTGGCGGCGGAGGAGGCTTCCACGGCGGTGGTGGAGGAGGAGGTTTCCACGGCGGTGGTAGAGGAGGAGGCTTCCACGGTGGTTGCCGTCATGGATGGTGTGGACGTCATTGCTGCAATTATGCTGGTCAAGCTGTGGATGCAGAGGAAAACA GTGTAGCAGATACTGAGAGTAAATACCAAGGAGGCGGAGGATGGAACCAGGGTGGAGGCTACCACGGAGGAGGCGGTGGCTGGAACCAGGGTGGAGGCTACCACGGAGGAGGCGGTGGCTGGAACCAGGGCGGGGGAGGAGGATGGAACCAGGGAGGTGGAGGATACCACGGAGGCGGTTGCCGTCATGGATGGTGTGGAAGGCACTGCTGCTATGCTGGGCAGACAGCTGATGCAGAGGCTGCTGAGACACAAAACTAG